From a single Labrus bergylta chromosome 14, fLabBer1.1, whole genome shotgun sequence genomic region:
- the LOC109983590 gene encoding V-type proton ATPase catalytic subunit A: MDTSKLPKIRDEDREGEFGYVHGVSGPVVTATAMAGAAMYELVRVGHSELVGEIIRLEGDMATIQVYEETSGVSVGDPVLRTGKPLSVELGPGIMGSIFDGIQRPLKDINDLTQSIYIPRGVNIGALNRDSKWEFNPVQSLRVGSHVTGGDIYGMVFENSLIKHKLMLPPRNRGTVTYVAPPGNYDISDIVLELEFEGVKEKFTMVQVWPVRQIRPVTEKLPANHPLLTGQRVLDALFPCVQGGTTAIPGAFGCGKTVISQSLSKYSNSDVIVYVGCGERGNEMSEVLRDFPELTMEVDGKVESIMKRTALVANTSNMPVAAREASIYTGITLSEYFRDMGYNVSMMADSTSRWAEALREISGRLAEMPADSGYPAYLGARLASFYERAGRVKCLGNPEREGSVSIVGAVSPPGGDFSDPVTSATLGIVQVFWGLDKKLAQRKHFPSVNWLISYSKYTRALDEYYDKHFPEFVPLRTKAKEILQEEEDLAEIVQLVGKASLAETDKITLEVAKLIKDDFLQQNGYTPYDRFCPFYKTVGILSNMIAFYDMARHAVETTAQSDNKITWAMIREHMGETLYKISSMKFKDPVKDGEAKIKAEFAQLHEDMQNSFRTLEE; this comes from the exons ATGGACACGTCAAAACTTCCGAAGATCCGGGATGAGGACCGAGAAGGAGAGTTTGGATATGTTCACGGGGTTTCTGGACCAG TGGTGACAGCGACTGCAATGGCAGGAGCGGCCATGTACGAGCTGGTTCGCGTGGGTCACAGTGAACTGGTGGGAGAAATCATCCGTTTGGAGGGAGACATGGCAACTATCCAGGTCTACGAGGAGACAT ctggTGTGTCCGTCGGTGACCCTGTTCTTAGGACTGGAAAACCGCTCTCTGTAGAGCTAGGACCGGGGATCATGGGCTCCATCTTTGATGGTATCCAGCGTCCTCTGAAGGACATCAATGACCTCACTCAAAGTATCTACATCCCCAGAGGAGTAAACATCGGTGCTCTTAACAGAGACAGCAAGTGGGAGTTTAACCCGGTCCAGAGTCTGCGG GTTGGGAGTCATGTGACAGGTGGAGACATCTATGGCATGGTGTTTGAAAACTCCCTAATCAAGCACAAGCTGATGCTTCCTCCTCGCAACAGAGGCACTGTCACCTACGTCGCCCCGCCGGGAAACTATGACATCTCT GATATTGTTTTGGAGCTGGAGTTTGAAGGTGTGAAGGAGAAGTTCACCATGGTGCAGGTGTGGCCGGTACGACAGATCCGCCCTGTCACAGAGAAGCTACCTGCTAATCACCCACTGCTGACTGGTCAGAGAGTTCTGGACGCTCTTTTCCC CTGTGTGCAGGGTGGCACCACCGCTATTCCAGGAGCCTTTGGTTGTGGAAAGACCGTGATCTCGCAGTCTTTGTCCAAGTACTCCAACAGTGATGTCATTGTTTATGTCGGCTGTGGAGAGCGTGGAAATGAGATGTCTGAGGTGCTGAGAGATTTCCCTGAG CTTACCATGGAGGTTGATGGTAAGGTGGAGAGCATCATGAAGAGAACAGCTCTGGTTGCCAACACATCCAACATGCCTGTGGCTGCCAGAGAGGCCTCAATTTATACAG GGATCACACTGTCCGAGTACTTCAGAGATATGGGCTATAATGTGAGCATGATGGCCGACTCGACATCTCGATGGGCCGAGGCTCTGCGAGAAATCTCTGGAAGATTGGCTGAAATGCCTGCTG ACAGTGGATATCCTGCTTACCTGGGTGCTAGGCTCGCCTCTTTCTATGAGCGTGCTGGACGAGTGAAGTGTCTGGGAAATCCAGAGAGGGAGGGCAGTGTCAGCATCGTTGGAGC tgtgtcgccccctggtggagaTTTCTCAGACCCTGTCACATCAGCCACTTTGGGAATTGTCCAG gTGTTCTGGGGATTGGACAAAAAGCTGGCTCAGAGGAAGCACTTCCCTTCTGTAAACTGGCTGATTAGTTACAGCAAGTACACACGAGCTTTGGATGAATATTATGACAAACATTTCCCAGAGTTTGTTCCTCTCCGTACAAAAGCCAAAGAgatcctgcaggaggaggaggacctgGCGGAAATCGTGCAGCTGGTTGGCAAG GCTTCTCTCGCTGAGACCGATAAGATCACTCTAGAAGTTGCGAAGCTCATTAAGGATGACTTCCTGCAGCAGAACGGCTACACCCCATACGACAG GTTCTGCCCTTTCTACAAAACTGTTGGCATCCTCTCAAACATGATCGCTTTTTATGACATGGCCCGACACGCGGTGGAGACCACAGCACAGAGTGACAACAAAATCACCTGGGCCATGATCAGGGAGCACATGGGAGAGACCTTGTACAAAATCAGCTCCATGAAGTTCAAG GACCCTGTGAAAGATGGAGAAGCTAAGATCAAAGCAGAGTTCGCCCAGCTGCACGAGGACATGCAGAACTCCTTCAGGACCCTGGAGGAATGA